Proteins encoded by one window of Dreissena polymorpha isolate Duluth1 chromosome 11, UMN_Dpol_1.0, whole genome shotgun sequence:
- the LOC127849624 gene encoding transient receptor potential cation channel subfamily M member-like 2 isoform X5 codes for MGTSLPFWNYMLLWALVLEQQEVAKLCLQKVERATAMTLIASDFYADLSKKWKNISREDEMQKYMVEWTNISKGIIDVSYSDDKKKTASMLLQKLPYWDNNSCIELAFHSAKQDIIARDNNSCIDLAKHSKKYDIIAHPACQKAFDSFWEMGLHGKKSSIMFAMCIIFPVLAGLLKFNSTDSVKEKIRTFFYMSKTKFIYTMIWYFAFLILFAYVLVFDLGDTVTTTQYVLLAWVVTMLLEEIRQMARSHRQYFTNGWNVLDIITIVLFSIGFGLRFTDMLNAARVLLAIDFVAFVLRLNHIFYVHNILGPKLKMIRQMFQDLLYFLVIMAVFFFSYAISSYAVLYPDSPFTWETVKQILRRPYWHLYGELFLEETEGLTDCTHDSVLWTNGTYPRCPSETGKIVVPIMMAIYLLVANILLLNLLIAMFSFTFNELNKDSNSHWCFQRYDVFNEYADRPVLCPPLNVFWLLHLFVNRRKSSEKKNDPFRVSLDDRKMEDIIEFEKAEVEKYLNSQKLKDSESTDGRIKTTNEILQDMVSLIIGSVFL; via the exons ATGGGAACATCATTACCCTTTTGGAATTACATGTTGCTGTGGGCATTGGTCCTGGAACAACAAGAGGTCGCAAAATTGTGCTTGCAGAAAGTTGAG CGTGCAACAGCGATGACGTTGATTGCATCCGATTTCTATGCTGACTTGAGTAAGAAATGGAAGAACATTTCGAGGGAAGACGAAATGCAAAAGTATATGGT CGAATGGACCAATATATCCAAGGGAATCATTGACGTATCTTACTCAGACGATAAAAAGAAAACGGCGTCTATGCTCTTACAAAAGCTGCCTTACTGGGACAATAACTCTTGCATAGAGTTGGCTTTCCATTCTGCAAAACAGGACATTATTGCGCGGGACAATAACTCGTGCATAGATTTGGCCAAGCACTCTAAAAAATATGACATTATTGCACATCCTGCTTGTCAGAAGGCGTTTGATTCATTCTGGGAGATGGGTCTACATGGAAAGAAATCGTCAATAATG TTTGCGATGTGTATTATCTTCCCAGTACTGGCAGGACTTTTGAAATTTAATTCAACAGACAGTGTTAAAGAAAAAATCAGGACATTTTTCTACATGTCAAAAACGAAATTTATATACACCATG ATATGGTATTTTGCGTTTTTGATTCTCTTCGCCTACGTACTCGTGTTTGATCTCGGCGACACTGTGACGACCACTCAATACGTATTGTTAGCATGGGTGGTGACAATGCTTCTGGAAGAAATTAGACAG ATGGCACGGTCACACAGGCAATACTTCACGAACGGATGGAATGTACTGGACATCATCACGATCGTACTGTTTTCAATTGGCTTTGGTCTACGATTTACAGACATGTTGAATGCGGCTAGAGTCTTGCTTGCTATAGATTTTGTGGCTTTCGTTTTGCGCCTGAATCATATATTTTATGTCCACAATATCCTTGGTCCAAAACTAAAAATGATTCGCCAAATG TTTCAGGATCTGCTGTACTTTTTGGTAATCATGGCAGTGTTCTTCTTTTCCTACGCCATTTCGTCATATGCAGTCCTTTACCCGGATTCACCATTCACTTGGGAAACTGTGAAACAAATTCTTAGACGACCTTATTGGCACCTTTACGGGGAACTGTTCTTGGAGGAAACGGAGG GATTGACGGACTGCACGCACGATTCTGTTTTATGGACAAACGGAACGTATCCACGCTGCCCGAGCGAAACTGGAAAGATTGTAGTACCCATTATGATGGCGATTTACCTGCTTGTTGCCAATATACTGCTTCTCAACCTTTTGATCGCAATGTTTAG cTTTACATTTAACGAACTGAATAAGGACTCAAACAGCCACTGGTGTTTTCAGAGGTATGACGTATTCAATGAATACGCGGACAGGCCGGTGTTGTGTCCACCTTTAAACGTGTTTTGGCTtctgcatttatttgttaaccGACGTAAATCATCAGAAAAAAAGAACGACCCGTTCA GAGTGTCTCTGGATGACAGGAAAATGGAAGacattattgaatttgaaaaggCGGAGGTTGAAAAATACCTTAACTCTCAGAAACTAAAAGACTCTGAAAGTACTGACGGCAGGATAAAAACCACAAATGAAAT
- the LOC127849624 gene encoding transient receptor potential cation channel subfamily M member 1-like isoform X1: MGTSLPFWNYMLLWALVLEQQEVAKLCLQKVERATAMTLIASDFYADLSKKWKNISREDEMQKYMVEWTNISKGIIDVSYSDDKKKTASMLLQKLPYWDNNSCIELAFHSAKQDIIARDNNSCIDLAKHSKKYDIIAHPACQKAFDSFWEMGLHGKKSSIMFAMCIIFPVLAGLLKFNSTDSVKEKIRTFFYMSKTKFIYTMIWYFAFLILFAYVLVFDLGDTVTTTQYVLLAWVVTMLLEEIRQMARSHRQYFTNGWNVLDIITIVLFSIGFGLRFTDMLNAARVLLAIDFVAFVLRLNHIFYVHNILGPKLKMIRQMFQDLLYFLVIMAVFFFSYAISSYAVLYPDSPFTWETVKQILRRPYWHLYGELFLEETEGLTDCTHDSVLWTNGTYPRCPSETGKIVVPIMMAIYLLVANILLLNLLIAMFSFTFNELNKDSNSHWCFQRYDVFNEYADRPVLCPPLNVFWLLHLFVNRRKSSEKKNDPFRVSLDDRKMEDIIEFEKAEVEKYLNSQKLKDSESTDGRIKTTNEILQDMNKRMDIMQTQMKKLILCTPLHMVKQYCDNLSFKIT; the protein is encoded by the exons ATGGGAACATCATTACCCTTTTGGAATTACATGTTGCTGTGGGCATTGGTCCTGGAACAACAAGAGGTCGCAAAATTGTGCTTGCAGAAAGTTGAG CGTGCAACAGCGATGACGTTGATTGCATCCGATTTCTATGCTGACTTGAGTAAGAAATGGAAGAACATTTCGAGGGAAGACGAAATGCAAAAGTATATGGT CGAATGGACCAATATATCCAAGGGAATCATTGACGTATCTTACTCAGACGATAAAAAGAAAACGGCGTCTATGCTCTTACAAAAGCTGCCTTACTGGGACAATAACTCTTGCATAGAGTTGGCTTTCCATTCTGCAAAACAGGACATTATTGCGCGGGACAATAACTCGTGCATAGATTTGGCCAAGCACTCTAAAAAATATGACATTATTGCACATCCTGCTTGTCAGAAGGCGTTTGATTCATTCTGGGAGATGGGTCTACATGGAAAGAAATCGTCAATAATG TTTGCGATGTGTATTATCTTCCCAGTACTGGCAGGACTTTTGAAATTTAATTCAACAGACAGTGTTAAAGAAAAAATCAGGACATTTTTCTACATGTCAAAAACGAAATTTATATACACCATG ATATGGTATTTTGCGTTTTTGATTCTCTTCGCCTACGTACTCGTGTTTGATCTCGGCGACACTGTGACGACCACTCAATACGTATTGTTAGCATGGGTGGTGACAATGCTTCTGGAAGAAATTAGACAG ATGGCACGGTCACACAGGCAATACTTCACGAACGGATGGAATGTACTGGACATCATCACGATCGTACTGTTTTCAATTGGCTTTGGTCTACGATTTACAGACATGTTGAATGCGGCTAGAGTCTTGCTTGCTATAGATTTTGTGGCTTTCGTTTTGCGCCTGAATCATATATTTTATGTCCACAATATCCTTGGTCCAAAACTAAAAATGATTCGCCAAATG TTTCAGGATCTGCTGTACTTTTTGGTAATCATGGCAGTGTTCTTCTTTTCCTACGCCATTTCGTCATATGCAGTCCTTTACCCGGATTCACCATTCACTTGGGAAACTGTGAAACAAATTCTTAGACGACCTTATTGGCACCTTTACGGGGAACTGTTCTTGGAGGAAACGGAGG GATTGACGGACTGCACGCACGATTCTGTTTTATGGACAAACGGAACGTATCCACGCTGCCCGAGCGAAACTGGAAAGATTGTAGTACCCATTATGATGGCGATTTACCTGCTTGTTGCCAATATACTGCTTCTCAACCTTTTGATCGCAATGTTTAG cTTTACATTTAACGAACTGAATAAGGACTCAAACAGCCACTGGTGTTTTCAGAGGTATGACGTATTCAATGAATACGCGGACAGGCCGGTGTTGTGTCCACCTTTAAACGTGTTTTGGCTtctgcatttatttgttaaccGACGTAAATCATCAGAAAAAAAGAACGACCCGTTCA GAGTGTCTCTGGATGACAGGAAAATGGAAGacattattgaatttgaaaaggCGGAGGTTGAAAAATACCTTAACTCTCAGAAACTAAAAGACTCTGAAAGTACTGACGGCAGGATAAAAACCACAAATGAAAT ACTTCAAGATATG AACAAAAGAATGGACATTAT GCAAACTCAAATGAAAAAGTTG atattatgtacGCCTCTCCACATGGTTAAACAGTATTGTGATAATCTGAGTTTCAAAATAACTTAA
- the LOC127849624 gene encoding transient receptor potential cation channel subfamily M member 1-like isoform X3: MGTSLPFWNYMLLWALVLEQQEVAKLCLQKVERATAMTLIASDFYADLSKKWKNISREDEMQNEWTNISKGIIDVSYSDDKKKTASMLLQKLPYWDNNSCIELAFHSAKQDIIARDNNSCIDLAKHSKKYDIIAHPACQKAFDSFWEMGLHGKKSSIMFAMCIIFPVLAGLLKFNSTDSVKEKIRTFFYMSKTKFIYTMIWYFAFLILFAYVLVFDLGDTVTTTQYVLLAWVVTMLLEEIRQMARSHRQYFTNGWNVLDIITIVLFSIGFGLRFTDMLNAARVLLAIDFVAFVLRLNHIFYVHNILGPKLKMIRQMFQDLLYFLVIMAVFFFSYAISSYAVLYPDSPFTWETVKQILRRPYWHLYGELFLEETEGLTDCTHDSVLWTNGTYPRCPSETGKIVVPIMMAIYLLVANILLLNLLIAMFSFTFNELNKDSNSHWCFQRYDVFNEYADRPVLCPPLNVFWLLHLFVNRRKSSEKKNDPFRVSLDDRKMEDIIEFEKAEVEKYLNSQKLKDSESTDGRIKTTNEILQDMNKRMDIMQTQMKKLILCTPLHMVKQYCDNLSFKIT; encoded by the exons ATGGGAACATCATTACCCTTTTGGAATTACATGTTGCTGTGGGCATTGGTCCTGGAACAACAAGAGGTCGCAAAATTGTGCTTGCAGAAAGTTGAG CGTGCAACAGCGATGACGTTGATTGCATCCGATTTCTATGCTGACTTGAGTAAGAAATGGAAGAACATTTCGAGGGAAGACGAAATGCAAAA CGAATGGACCAATATATCCAAGGGAATCATTGACGTATCTTACTCAGACGATAAAAAGAAAACGGCGTCTATGCTCTTACAAAAGCTGCCTTACTGGGACAATAACTCTTGCATAGAGTTGGCTTTCCATTCTGCAAAACAGGACATTATTGCGCGGGACAATAACTCGTGCATAGATTTGGCCAAGCACTCTAAAAAATATGACATTATTGCACATCCTGCTTGTCAGAAGGCGTTTGATTCATTCTGGGAGATGGGTCTACATGGAAAGAAATCGTCAATAATG TTTGCGATGTGTATTATCTTCCCAGTACTGGCAGGACTTTTGAAATTTAATTCAACAGACAGTGTTAAAGAAAAAATCAGGACATTTTTCTACATGTCAAAAACGAAATTTATATACACCATG ATATGGTATTTTGCGTTTTTGATTCTCTTCGCCTACGTACTCGTGTTTGATCTCGGCGACACTGTGACGACCACTCAATACGTATTGTTAGCATGGGTGGTGACAATGCTTCTGGAAGAAATTAGACAG ATGGCACGGTCACACAGGCAATACTTCACGAACGGATGGAATGTACTGGACATCATCACGATCGTACTGTTTTCAATTGGCTTTGGTCTACGATTTACAGACATGTTGAATGCGGCTAGAGTCTTGCTTGCTATAGATTTTGTGGCTTTCGTTTTGCGCCTGAATCATATATTTTATGTCCACAATATCCTTGGTCCAAAACTAAAAATGATTCGCCAAATG TTTCAGGATCTGCTGTACTTTTTGGTAATCATGGCAGTGTTCTTCTTTTCCTACGCCATTTCGTCATATGCAGTCCTTTACCCGGATTCACCATTCACTTGGGAAACTGTGAAACAAATTCTTAGACGACCTTATTGGCACCTTTACGGGGAACTGTTCTTGGAGGAAACGGAGG GATTGACGGACTGCACGCACGATTCTGTTTTATGGACAAACGGAACGTATCCACGCTGCCCGAGCGAAACTGGAAAGATTGTAGTACCCATTATGATGGCGATTTACCTGCTTGTTGCCAATATACTGCTTCTCAACCTTTTGATCGCAATGTTTAG cTTTACATTTAACGAACTGAATAAGGACTCAAACAGCCACTGGTGTTTTCAGAGGTATGACGTATTCAATGAATACGCGGACAGGCCGGTGTTGTGTCCACCTTTAAACGTGTTTTGGCTtctgcatttatttgttaaccGACGTAAATCATCAGAAAAAAAGAACGACCCGTTCA GAGTGTCTCTGGATGACAGGAAAATGGAAGacattattgaatttgaaaaggCGGAGGTTGAAAAATACCTTAACTCTCAGAAACTAAAAGACTCTGAAAGTACTGACGGCAGGATAAAAACCACAAATGAAAT ACTTCAAGATATG AACAAAAGAATGGACATTAT GCAAACTCAAATGAAAAAGTTG atattatgtacGCCTCTCCACATGGTTAAACAGTATTGTGATAATCTGAGTTTCAAAATAACTTAA